Genomic DNA from uncultured Acetobacterium sp.:
CTGGCAGAACAATGCTTTTAAGACTAATGCAATGTGAAAAAGCGTATTCACCAATGCTGACAACTGCTTTTCCATTCAGTGTTGATGGCACGGTCACATCGCCGCCGCTGCCAAGATATTTGACAATCCTGACTCCAGTCAGATCATCTTCAACTTGAAAATCCGCTTCAACCGCATTTGCTGGAATACCCGCTGTTTCATTTTGAGCCAGCGCCGTAACTGGTAAGAAACAGATCAACATCAGGGTTGCCAGCAAACAAACCCATTTCTTCAGTTCCGTTTTCATTATCATTTCCTCCTTGTTGTTTTGAACCATCCGTCCATTCCATACAATCAGCTGATCATCACCCATTTTCCGCCGCTTCCCAACGCCGTCAACTCATCAATTCAATAAAACTGTCCCGTTAAGATCAACCGTTAAATATTCCCCCGGTGCCAGGGAAACATGACCAGATTGGTAGAGCTTATTATCAATGGTTAACAGCACTCGATCCACCCCATAGTATTTTCCAAAAGTATTGGCAATGGACTGCAGCATCATTGCCTCCAATTCCGCCCCGGCATTCATTTCAGTCAGGTAATCACCGCTCAAATCCAGATAAACCATGCCATCCTGATTTAAATATAGGCTGTTGATTTTGGTATTGGGCGAAAATACAACAAAGGGGGCATCCGCTTTATAGGCATTGGCCAAGGTATCCCGGGTAATGTCGTTGGTGTGAAAACCGATCTCTTTTATTTGATAATAGATCTTATCATCATTGATATTGGGATAGAAAAAAGAAATGGACTTTGTCATCACTGCCCCTTCTTCAATGGTTTTAAGGGACGAGGTAATTTCGGTCCCATTCCCAGTATTTTTAAATACCGACTTCACCAAACCAAGATCCTTCACATAGTAATCCAGCCACTGCTCAGTGGGGTGATCCGCCGTTGTGGTGGTCACTTCAATCGCCTGATAATTGCCATAGGGGGTGGTTACCCCCGCAGCAAGATTAGTAATGCTTCTAGTTCTACCATCCGCCAGTGTCCAGGTCGTGCCAACTTTGATCGGTTCCATTAACAAAATTTCTTCCCGATTGACTTTCCCCAGCATATTTTCCCGGTAGTAAGTTTCCGGTTGCGACATGGTTTTTACCAGTTCATGGTCAACCTCTTCAATGACATCTACCGTTACAGTGCCACCATTATTAATACGCTGCTGAACCTTGGTTGGGGTCGTATAGTCAATGAAAACATCATAGGATGCAAACTCATTTCCCTGCCCCTCATAAACAGAATGGATATTTTCTCGGATCGGAAAATAATCTCCAATTCGAAGCGTTGCTGCATTGACCAGCCGGATTTCAATGGCTTCCAGCCGCAGACTCTGACCAGTGGTTCCGACTATTTCCCCGTCAGTGACCCAAGGCATCCAACCGATATTCTGAACATGACCGCGATATTCCAGGGAATAACCGGGCAGATTTTCCAGGGTTATTTTAAGCGCTTCCAGCCGCAGGCTTTGCCCGGTGGTGCCTGCCTCCTGGCCGTTACTGACGATGCTCTGCCAGCCAATATTTTGAACATGAGCCTGATATTTAATACCAGCCTCACCAGGAGCATTGGCAAACTGCAGCTTTAGGGCTTCCAGTCGCAGGGATTGTCCCGTGGTTCCAGCCGTTGCCCCGTCAACTGCGGCAGACTGCCAGCCGATATTTTGAACATGGGCCTGATATGAGACGCCCAGCTCAGCACTTGCCAAAATAGGCGCAGGAACAAAGGCCAACATCATAAAAAACGTCCATATGCAGACTAATATTTTTCTCATAACGCCATCCTCCCTTATTCATTTTTACTAACCCTTTACCCAGAAATCAACGCTTTAAACACAAAGATAGAAAATTATTGAGCTATTATTATTGAGTTATAAAAGACTTATTAAACGCAAACAAAATAAGGCATCCGCGATCAAACCTGATGGTCTATTGCTAGACCTTCAGACGGTTCAATTTTGGATGCCTTTCTCATTTTATCTTTACCAGTCACTGGCTCAGCCTTTTGAATTCTTAAACCAACGTACCCCGGGATAATCACCGACCCTTCCCGCCCGGCCTGCTGGGTAAAGACCACATTGACAGCAGTGTTCAATCAGCTCAATTTTCAGACTGCTGATCTGTAAATTCTGTTTGAAAAACCGAAGCACATCAGCGGTATCCCCGATCCAATTTATTCCTGTTCCTGGACCTGCAGCGCTGCTTCTTCTTTTCTGCTTTTGATCGTTAACACCAGTGAGAGGATTCCACCGACTAGCGCAGCGATACTCAATAACGGTAAAATACCAACAATCGTGGCTGCCCCAGTCAGTGCTTTTAAATAACTGGCGACGAAGGTGGAAAGAAAGATGGCCACACCACTAGTCGCACTCACGGCGCCGATAGCGGTGGCGGTCAGGTGAGACGGTACCACAATGGTAGCGCGTACATAATAATATGAATAAGCATTGCCCCAGGCTGCCCCAAGTAGAGTACAACAGATTGCGCTGACAAAAACATCAGTGGATAAATAGAGCGCTATAAAGGTCATGGCAATGACAAAATAGGTTGGGATAATCGTTGCTCGCTGGAGTTTGCCATAAATCAATCCAAAACAGAGACCGATCACACACGACCCAACGGTTCCCAAGGAGCTCAATGTCCCGATAACTGCTTCGTTTCCAATGCCGGTGGCTTCCACGTAAAGAGCAATTTGATAGTAAATAATGTAGTAAATAATCCCCAGCATAAAGAAAGCCGATAACAATGAAATCAGTTTTCGCACCCCATTTTTCACATCCGCTGCATTTTCCGTAACACTTCCTGCTATCGCTTCTTCAACAACATTCAGATTTAGTTTTTTAACCTTATCAAGATTTGGGACAAATAAAATCACCAAAATCAAAATCGGCAGACTGATCCAATAGGTGTTAAAAGCATTCTGCCAGGAGTTTACCGCGAGTAGCCCCCCGACAATACTTAAAACAGCGCCAATTGCTGCCATTGCCGCATTGTACCAACCCATCACGGTGCCCCGTTTATTTTCATCCACGTAAACTTCTGCAACAATTGCCAGCGCCGCTGAGCTGGTGAATCCCCATGAAATTCCGCCGGAAAAAAGACGCAAGATCAAGACATACCAGACATTATCGAAGGTTGCTCCGAGAATCGATGTTGCCGTGAATAAGGAAAAACCGAAAACCAGCAGTAGTTTTTTGTTGTATTTATCGGCCAGACGACCACCCAGGATACAGAAAAATACACCTGCCAATGCTGGACCGGTAATAATTAAATTGACCATCGTCACGTTATCAAATGCTTGGAACAAACCACCAACAGCGGGAATTATAACCATGTCTGCCATCGTACAGACGTTCGTCAGAAAGATTGCCAGCAAAAATAAAAAAGCTTTCGGTTTGGACATTTCAATATTCATTTATTCAACCTCCACAAATAAGTTTTTAATATCGGCGATCTGTTTAAAATATTCTCGGGAAACTCGGTAAATTTCGGCATTAGCTTGCACTTCAATTTCCATGTTTTCCGAATAAGGCCAGACAATATATTTCTGGTTTTTTCCATGTTCGGTTATACGCTTTAAAACATTTTCTTTCATGACGCTTTCATCCGATCCGGTGTCAAAGGCACTGACTATTCCGATTTTATCCTGATATTTATCAATGACAGCGGCAATGTTATTGGCGGAATCCTGTCCTTCCCAAAAGTCAAATTCACACTCGATAAAAGCATCCAAGAGATTTTCAACATGACCGCAGGAATGATAGTTCACATATAATCCCATTTTATGGGCGGCCGCCACCAGTTTTTTAGTGTGTGGTACAATCAGCTCTCTGAAGGTTCTTTCAGACATAAATGAGTTTCTCTGGGTGCCCATATCATCATGATAGGTGATGATGTCGGCGTGATAATACTCTTTAGCGATTGCCATCAATTCTATATGAAAATCAGTGAATTTGTCAAACAGTCTGGCGACTTCTTCCGGCTCTTCCAGTAGCGAACAAAGGGTATCCTCAAAATTTGTCAAATCCGCCAATCGTTCAAAACATCCATTGACAATCACAAACATGGTCGCTTTATCTGATGATACATAGGGCGCATAATTTTTTTCAAAATCAACGGCCCAATCAATGGCCGCCAAATCCGGCCAGATCAGTTCTGCTTCCCAATTGCAAACATCTGTCAGTCTTCTTGTCCTGGGCTTGACCATGGCGGCTTGAGATAATTCTTCATATTCCCAGTGAATCCCAAACCAATCGACACCGCCCCGATTCCTGGCACTGGCATCCGGCATAATCTCCGGCTGAACTAAATTGAAGTCGCAATTGATATTGGGAACCCACAGCGGTTTTTCTCCGGCAAACATCCGCAGAACATTTTCCCGCGGAGTAATCGGGGTCTGGTATTTGGGCACTTGATAGGGCAGAAAATCATAGCCATATGCCTGCACAACTCTCTGATACGATTCTTTTGTTGCCATTTCTTCCTGGACAGTCTTAAATTTTTCCATTTTTTCCTCCATTATTTTATACAAAACATATAAATAAATTATTTTTTTAACATTTTTCACAAGCCATCATTTTGATATTTTTGTAAATTATGTTAAA
This window encodes:
- a CDS encoding GerMN domain-containing protein: MRKILVCIWTFFMMLAFVPAPILASAELGVSYQAHVQNIGWQSAAVDGATAGTTGQSLRLEALKLQFANAPGEAGIKYQAHVQNIGWQSIVSNGQEAGTTGQSLRLEALKITLENLPGYSLEYRGHVQNIGWMPWVTDGEIVGTTGQSLRLEAIEIRLVNAATLRIGDYFPIRENIHSVYEGQGNEFASYDVFIDYTTPTKVQQRINNGGTVTVDVIEEVDHELVKTMSQPETYYRENMLGKVNREEILLMEPIKVGTTWTLADGRTRSITNLAAGVTTPYGNYQAIEVTTTTADHPTEQWLDYYVKDLGLVKSVFKNTGNGTEITSSLKTIEEGAVMTKSISFFYPNINDDKIYYQIKEIGFHTNDITRDTLANAYKADAPFVVFSPNTKINSLYLNQDGMVYLDLSGDYLTEMNAGAELEAMMLQSIANTFGKYYGVDRVLLTIDNKLYQSGHVSLAPGEYLTVDLNGTVLLN
- a CDS encoding uroporphyrinogen decarboxylase family protein, which codes for MEKFKTVQEEMATKESYQRVVQAYGYDFLPYQVPKYQTPITPRENVLRMFAGEKPLWVPNINCDFNLVQPEIMPDASARNRGGVDWFGIHWEYEELSQAAMVKPRTRRLTDVCNWEAELIWPDLAAIDWAVDFEKNYAPYVSSDKATMFVIVNGCFERLADLTNFEDTLCSLLEEPEEVARLFDKFTDFHIELMAIAKEYYHADIITYHDDMGTQRNSFMSERTFRELIVPHTKKLVAAAHKMGLYVNYHSCGHVENLLDAFIECEFDFWEGQDSANNIAAVIDKYQDKIGIVSAFDTGSDESVMKENVLKRITEHGKNQKYIVWPYSENMEIEVQANAEIYRVSREYFKQIADIKNLFVEVE
- a CDS encoding MFS transporter; this encodes MNIEMSKPKAFLFLLAIFLTNVCTMADMVIIPAVGGLFQAFDNVTMVNLIITGPALAGVFFCILGGRLADKYNKKLLLVFGFSLFTATSILGATFDNVWYVLILRLFSGGISWGFTSSAALAIVAEVYVDENKRGTVMGWYNAAMAAIGAVLSIVGGLLAVNSWQNAFNTYWISLPILILVILFVPNLDKVKKLNLNVVEEAIAGSVTENAADVKNGVRKLISLLSAFFMLGIIYYIIYYQIALYVEATGIGNEAVIGTLSSLGTVGSCVIGLCFGLIYGKLQRATIIPTYFVIAMTFIALYLSTDVFVSAICCTLLGAAWGNAYSYYYVRATIVVPSHLTATAIGAVSATSGVAIFLSTFVASYLKALTGAATIVGILPLLSIAALVGGILSLVLTIKSRKEEAALQVQEQE